In one Bacillus sp. Marseille-P3661 genomic region, the following are encoded:
- a CDS encoding YczE/YyaS/YitT family protein, whose amino-acid sequence MNNFLQRLFMYLSGIVIIAFSIALIVKVDVGAGAWDALNVGLSQVIGFTVGTWVFIIGFLLIFFNAWLMKVKPQYLAMITVVINGLVIDFWLYIVFQNIYIESLYVRVGLFIIGTITLAIGISMYLQAKFPPVPIDNLMIAIQRRTGVNLMIAKTIGEISALVLALIFQGPIGFGTIVITLLLGPIIQFFFPKFEMMMMKWTQPKGTYS is encoded by the coding sequence ATGAATAACTTTTTGCAACGATTATTTATGTATTTGAGCGGAATTGTCATCATTGCATTTTCAATTGCCTTAATTGTAAAGGTAGATGTAGGAGCAGGTGCATGGGATGCACTAAATGTAGGTTTATCGCAGGTAATTGGATTTACGGTGGGGACATGGGTGTTTATTATAGGGTTTCTTTTAATTTTTTTTAATGCATGGCTGATGAAAGTAAAGCCACAATACTTAGCGATGATCACAGTTGTAATAAATGGTTTAGTTATTGATTTTTGGTTGTATATTGTTTTTCAAAACATATATATTGAATCGCTATATGTAAGAGTCGGTCTATTTATTATTGGTACGATTACATTAGCTATAGGGATATCTATGTACTTGCAAGCTAAATTCCCACCAGTTCCGATCGATAATTTAATGATTGCGATCCAGCGTAGAACTGGAGTTAACTTAATGATTGCTAAAACAATAGGAGAAATAAGTGCTTTGGTATTAGCTTTAATTTTTCAAGGGCCAATTGGGTTCGGAACGATTGTTATTACTTTATTGCTCGGCCCAATTATTCAGTTTTTCTTCCCTAAATTTGAAATGATGATGATGAAGTGGACACAACCGAAGGGTACGTATTCTTAG